One Gordonia zhaorongruii DNA segment encodes these proteins:
- the ehuB gene encoding ectoine/hydroxyectoine ABC transporter substrate-binding protein EhuB, with translation MRIQRENKHRARRLGAGLAAVLLAASALTACTKTDTDGELTLDSLREKGTVTVAFANEAPYSFEKDGEITGGTIALHREVFKRLGVDNVKGVKTDWGGLIPGLNAKRYDLVSAGMSITPERCSQAAFSVPEINYTTALMVKPGNPKNLSNMDTIKSSGAKMAAMTGAIEADYASELAIKDPMLVKDQQSGIDAVNSGRADVFALTAVSLNYAKDNTPGLNVEVTKPFIAVIDGKPQNPAGATVFRKGDTSLRDAYNAEVKKILSDKAEYMRILGPFGFTEENIPDPSLTTEQLCSGA, from the coding sequence ATGAGGATCCAACGCGAGAACAAGCACCGTGCACGCAGACTCGGGGCCGGACTGGCTGCAGTCCTCCTCGCCGCGAGCGCCCTGACGGCATGCACTAAGACCGACACCGACGGCGAGTTGACGCTCGATTCCCTCAGGGAGAAGGGCACCGTGACCGTCGCCTTCGCTAACGAGGCGCCGTACTCCTTCGAGAAGGACGGCGAGATCACCGGTGGCACCATCGCGCTGCACCGCGAGGTGTTCAAGCGGCTCGGCGTCGACAACGTGAAGGGCGTCAAAACCGACTGGGGCGGCCTGATCCCGGGACTGAACGCCAAACGGTACGACCTGGTGAGCGCGGGCATGTCGATCACGCCCGAGCGCTGCAGTCAGGCTGCGTTCAGCGTTCCCGAGATCAACTACACGACCGCCCTCATGGTGAAGCCGGGCAATCCGAAGAACCTGTCGAACATGGACACCATCAAGAGCAGCGGCGCCAAGATGGCGGCGATGACCGGAGCCATCGAGGCCGATTACGCATCCGAGCTGGCCATCAAGGATCCGATGCTGGTCAAGGACCAGCAGTCCGGAATCGATGCGGTGAACTCCGGCCGCGCGGACGTCTTCGCTCTCACCGCCGTCTCCCTCAACTACGCCAAGGACAACACACCCGGCCTCAACGTCGAGGTGACCAAGCCGTTCATCGCGGTGATCGACGGCAAGCCGCAGAACCCCGCGGGCGCCACCGTCTTCCGCAAGGGCGACACCTCGCTGCGCGACGCCTACAACGCGGAGGTGAAGAAGATCCTCTCCGATAAGGCGGAGTACATGCGGATTCTCGGACCGTTCGGTTTCACCGAGGAGAACATCCCGGATCCTTCGCTGACCACGGAGCAGCTGTGCAGCGGCGCGTGA
- a CDS encoding DUF2812 domain-containing protein has product MSATNASAWLVPVRHPSPDDLELYLEGKAAEGQILDVVDATSPVRMRFRRGTPATMRFAVERRDEPIPAHYYRTRTEMGWEHVGSLSAIQVWRREYSGERPEGFIGEDLGRRAVLHSVGLGVVAAVAILGAIITGVLAGVTDFGFTQDLWIATAVFGVIAVVAGGVSLALGLSRRSAVTSTPPAPADNRTARV; this is encoded by the coding sequence ATGAGCGCGACCAACGCATCGGCGTGGCTTGTTCCCGTACGCCACCCGTCACCCGACGACCTTGAGCTGTACCTCGAAGGCAAGGCCGCCGAGGGCCAGATCCTCGACGTCGTCGACGCGACGAGCCCGGTGCGCATGCGCTTTCGCCGCGGCACCCCGGCGACCATGCGCTTCGCCGTCGAACGACGAGACGAGCCGATCCCCGCGCACTATTACCGGACGCGCACCGAGATGGGTTGGGAGCACGTCGGCAGCCTGTCCGCCATCCAGGTGTGGCGGCGCGAGTACTCCGGCGAGCGCCCGGAGGGGTTCATCGGTGAAGACCTCGGACGTCGCGCCGTCTTGCACAGTGTGGGCCTCGGAGTCGTCGCCGCAGTCGCAATTCTCGGCGCGATCATCACCGGTGTGCTCGCAGGAGTCACCGATTTCGGCTTCACACAGGACCTCTGGATCGCCACCGCGGTCTTCGGCGTGATCGCAGTCGTCGCAGGCGGCGTCTCGCTCGCGCTCGGACTGTCCCGTCGGTCCGCTGTCACCTCGACACCGCCCGCCCCGGCGGACAATCGCACAGCGCGCGTCTGA
- the ehuD gene encoding ectoine/hydroxyectoine ABC transporter permease subunit EhuD has product MIDWSWTRAEEALPLLWEGFKITLLATAIGFLVAAVLGLFIAVVRRSAPRWLSLPVHMVAEFVRLTPIVMQLLFLYALLPQFSALQIGIAVLGVHYSSYMAEVYRAGIEEIPRGQWEAARALSLPAGRTWRAVILPQVVRNSTPALGNNAVSMFKDTPYLFTITVIELVTAAQNYGAAHFAYLEAFTLAGAFFLIASYPTSVLIRQLEKRLAY; this is encoded by the coding sequence ATGATCGATTGGAGTTGGACCCGCGCCGAGGAAGCGCTCCCACTGCTGTGGGAGGGCTTCAAGATCACGCTGCTCGCTACGGCGATCGGCTTCCTGGTGGCCGCCGTGCTCGGACTGTTCATCGCGGTGGTCCGAAGGTCGGCACCACGGTGGCTGTCGCTCCCGGTGCACATGGTGGCCGAGTTCGTGCGGCTCACCCCGATCGTCATGCAGCTCCTCTTCCTGTATGCGCTCCTGCCGCAGTTCTCCGCACTGCAGATCGGCATCGCCGTCCTCGGCGTGCACTACTCCAGTTACATGGCCGAGGTGTACCGCGCCGGGATCGAGGAGATTCCGAGAGGTCAGTGGGAGGCGGCGCGCGCACTGTCGCTGCCGGCCGGCCGCACGTGGCGGGCCGTCATCCTGCCGCAGGTGGTCCGCAACAGCACGCCCGCCCTGGGCAACAACGCGGTCTCCATGTTCAAGGACACCCCTTACCTGTTCACGATCACCGTCATCGAACTGGTCACCGCCGCACAGAACTACGGTGCCGCCCACTTCGCGTACCTGGAGGCATTCACCCTGGCCGGCGCATTCTTCCTGATCGCCAGCTACCCGACGTCCGTGCTGATCCGACAACTGGAGAAACGCCTTGCCTACTGA
- a CDS encoding N-acetylglucosamine-6-phosphate deacetylase, with translation MKQAASIVAAGALVVGGTVQRPGWFSVRNGLIEDVGSGSPPRSPDLEFPHATVVPGFIDVHVHGGGGSSYTDGDPGAVRAAAAFHREHGTTTTVTSTVSSNADELRGIVERSSELVRHGVSAGIHLEGPWISAARCGAHDPDRLRNPDLGEIDELLAIADGTIAMVTLAPELPGALEAVERFTESGVRVAIGHTDATYERVRAAVDRGARVATHLFNAMAPLGHREPGPILALTEDPRVVIELIGDGVHVHRGLLARVQREVGYDRVALVTDAMAAAGMADGEYRLGSLDVHVRGGVARVRSTDAIAGSTATMDSLFSHAVSGLLASAEPPPYDEALLGAVAMTSTTPAHVLGRTDVGLLAAGRRADFVVLDSELQVQHVSGPGTESGTVGTDGYFSS, from the coding sequence GTGAAGCAGGCCGCGAGCATCGTCGCCGCCGGCGCACTCGTCGTAGGCGGCACGGTGCAGCGCCCGGGTTGGTTCTCGGTGCGCAATGGACTGATCGAGGATGTCGGATCCGGCTCTCCACCGCGTTCGCCTGACCTCGAATTCCCTCATGCCACAGTGGTTCCCGGGTTCATCGACGTGCATGTCCACGGGGGTGGCGGCTCGTCGTACACCGATGGCGATCCGGGCGCCGTGCGAGCGGCGGCGGCGTTCCACCGGGAGCACGGGACCACGACCACCGTCACCAGCACGGTCAGCTCGAACGCGGACGAACTTCGCGGGATCGTGGAGCGTTCATCGGAGCTCGTGCGTCACGGCGTCAGCGCCGGCATCCATCTGGAAGGCCCGTGGATCAGCGCGGCGAGGTGCGGTGCGCACGATCCTGATCGCCTGCGAAACCCCGATCTCGGCGAGATCGACGAGTTGCTGGCGATCGCCGATGGAACCATCGCGATGGTGACCCTCGCGCCCGAACTGCCGGGAGCGCTCGAAGCCGTCGAGCGATTCACCGAATCCGGTGTGCGCGTGGCGATCGGTCACACCGATGCGACATACGAACGAGTCCGGGCCGCCGTCGACCGGGGTGCCCGGGTGGCCACGCACCTCTTCAATGCGATGGCACCGCTCGGGCACCGCGAGCCGGGACCGATCCTCGCCCTGACCGAGGATCCGCGCGTGGTGATCGAATTGATCGGCGACGGTGTGCACGTGCACCGAGGCCTGCTCGCGCGCGTGCAGCGTGAGGTCGGATACGACCGGGTCGCATTGGTCACCGATGCGATGGCTGCGGCTGGGATGGCGGACGGCGAGTACCGACTCGGCTCCCTCGACGTCCACGTGCGCGGCGGTGTGGCCCGCGTGCGCAGCACGGACGCGATAGCCGGCAGCACGGCAACGATGGATTCGCTGTTCTCCCATGCGGTTTCGGGACTGCTCGCGTCCGCGGAACCACCCCCGTACGACGAGGCCCTCCTGGGTGCGGTCGCCATGACGTCGACGACGCCTGCGCATGTGCTCGGGCGAACCGACGTGGGTCTGCTGGCGGCGGGCAGGCGTGCCGATTTCGTCGTTCTGGACTCAGAACTGCAGGTGCAACACGTAAGTGGACCCGGCACCGAGTCTGGGACAGTTGGCACCGACGGCTATTTCTCGTCGTAG
- a CDS encoding Rho termination factor N-terminal domain-containing protein — translation MADKNKVIKRLEKEVKRLSQEVVALRDTVLAFSPINKKGDAGAARSQEKAAAPKSASKPAAAKPAAKKASTAKKAAPAKKASPAKKAAPAKAAKKAAPAKAAKPASGGAKTVAQLRAEAKAKGVKGYSTMTKAQLTAALK, via the coding sequence ATGGCTGACAAGAACAAGGTGATCAAGCGCCTCGAAAAGGAAGTGAAGCGACTCTCGCAGGAGGTGGTCGCTCTGCGCGACACCGTTCTCGCGTTCTCGCCGATCAACAAGAAGGGCGACGCCGGGGCTGCCAGGTCGCAGGAGAAGGCCGCAGCGCCCAAGTCGGCGTCCAAGCCCGCAGCCGCCAAGCCCGCTGCCAAGAAGGCCAGCACGGCTAAGAAGGCTGCACCCGCCAAGAAGGCGAGCCCGGCCAAGAAGGCCGCGCCGGCCAAGGCTGCGAAGAAGGCGGCTCCGGCGAAGGCGGCCAAGCCTGCATCCGGCGGCGCCAAGACCGTCGCCCAACTGCGTGCCGAGGCCAAGGCCAAGGGCGTGAAGGGTTACTCGACGATGACCAAGGCGCAGCTCACCGCAGCCCTGAAGTGA
- the ehuA gene encoding ectoine/hydroxyectoine ABC transporter ATP-binding protein EhuA produces MIRFEQVVKQFGANVVLDHLDFRVDRGEKVTLIGPSGSGKTTILRLLMTLETITDGVIWVDGQPLTHEQRGDRLVRAKEKYLRERRKQIGMVFQQFNLFPNMNVLANITEAPVHVLGKTKDEAVQRARELLELVGLSDKENAHPTQLSGGQQQRVAIARCLAMDPQVMLLDEVTSALDPELVDDVLSVLRDIATSTDITMLIVTHEMRFAREVSDRVMMFDAGRIAESGPPEQIFENPENDRTRAFLKAVL; encoded by the coding sequence ATGATCCGATTCGAGCAGGTGGTCAAGCAGTTCGGCGCGAACGTGGTGCTCGATCACCTCGACTTCCGTGTCGATCGCGGCGAGAAGGTCACGCTGATCGGTCCGAGCGGGTCCGGTAAGACCACCATCCTGCGACTGCTGATGACCTTGGAGACCATCACCGACGGGGTGATCTGGGTGGACGGCCAGCCGCTGACCCATGAGCAGCGCGGCGACCGCCTCGTGCGCGCGAAGGAGAAGTACCTCCGCGAGCGTCGTAAGCAGATCGGCATGGTCTTCCAGCAGTTCAACCTGTTCCCGAACATGAACGTGCTGGCGAACATCACCGAGGCGCCGGTTCACGTCCTCGGGAAGACCAAGGACGAGGCAGTGCAGCGGGCCAGGGAACTTCTCGAGCTGGTCGGGTTGAGCGACAAGGAGAACGCCCACCCGACCCAGTTGTCCGGCGGTCAGCAGCAGCGCGTCGCGATCGCGCGCTGTCTCGCGATGGACCCGCAGGTGATGCTCCTCGACGAGGTCACCTCGGCGCTGGATCCCGAGCTCGTCGACGACGTCCTGTCGGTGCTCCGCGACATCGCCACCAGCACCGACATCACCATGCTCATCGTCACCCACGAGATGCGCTTCGCCCGCGAGGTGTCCGACCGCGTGATGATGTTCGACGCAGGGCGGATCGCGGAGTCCGGACCGCCCGAGCAGATCTTCGAGAATCCCGAGAACGACCGCACGCGGGCATTCCTGAAAGCGGTGCTCTGA
- a CDS encoding SIS domain-containing protein, translating to MAAEIAEQPQVWRDLLAARTDYEEVGAAIAAAAPRFVQFVARGTSDHAALYAKYLVEVGLQIPAGMVSPSSITVYGAQPDMRDVLVIAVSQSGGSPDLLRTVETARAAGALTLAVTNNESSPLSEAAQLHVMVRAGAERSVAATKSYTAELLALHLVISGWRGVSTAAADVLPDLGDQVLGSAPAVSQAAQRYRFAQRLLTTGRGFSYPTAREAALKLMETSYLTAQSFSGADLLHGPLATVDPQLPVLAVVPSGRGGAAMEPVLGRLAEQRADVFGVGSADRIAALSEGIVLPDAPEELSPLLEVIPFQLMALHLSLARGEDPDRPRGLRKVTETL from the coding sequence ATGGCGGCCGAGATCGCTGAACAACCGCAAGTGTGGCGCGACCTGCTCGCGGCACGCACCGACTACGAGGAGGTCGGCGCCGCGATCGCTGCGGCGGCCCCGCGGTTCGTGCAGTTCGTCGCCCGTGGCACCAGCGACCACGCCGCGCTGTACGCCAAGTACCTGGTGGAGGTGGGCCTGCAGATCCCGGCCGGCATGGTGTCGCCGTCGTCGATCACCGTGTACGGCGCACAACCGGACATGCGAGATGTGCTGGTGATCGCGGTCTCGCAGTCCGGCGGGTCGCCCGATCTGCTGCGGACGGTCGAAACGGCTCGCGCCGCCGGAGCGCTGACGCTCGCCGTCACGAACAACGAGTCCTCCCCGTTGTCGGAAGCGGCGCAGCTGCATGTCATGGTGCGGGCTGGAGCGGAGCGATCGGTGGCTGCCACCAAGTCGTACACAGCTGAACTGCTGGCTCTGCATCTGGTGATCTCCGGGTGGCGTGGAGTGTCGACTGCGGCTGCCGACGTGCTTCCCGATCTGGGTGATCAAGTGCTCGGTTCCGCACCGGCCGTGTCGCAGGCGGCACAGCGCTACCGATTCGCCCAGCGGCTGCTGACGACCGGGCGCGGGTTCTCTTATCCGACTGCGCGTGAGGCGGCCTTGAAGCTCATGGAGACGTCCTACCTCACGGCGCAGTCCTTCTCGGGTGCCGACCTGCTTCACGGTCCGCTCGCCACCGTCGACCCGCAACTGCCGGTGCTCGCCGTGGTGCCGTCGGGCCGTGGGGGAGCGGCGATGGAACCGGTGCTCGGCCGCCTCGCGGAGCAACGCGCCGACGTGTTCGGTGTCGGATCCGCCGATCGGATCGCGGCACTGTCGGAAGGCATCGTCCTCCCGGACGCGCCGGAGGAGCTCTCGCCGTTACTCGAGGTGATTCCGTTCCAATTGATGGCACTGCACTTGTCGCTCGCGCGGGGCGAGGATCCGGACCGTCCCCGGGGCCTGCGCAAAGTGACTGAGACGTTGTGA
- the ehuC gene encoding ectoine/hydroxyectoine ABC transporter permease subunit EhuC — protein sequence MNHNIDALIDALPRLGEGIVVTLELTAFGGLLAFVLAVGLGTIVRVRFLPIRFVARVLIEFFRGTSLVVQLFWLFYVLPLMGYQLDPVFCGVLALGLNYGAYGAEVVRGALNSVAPGQVEAAVALSFSPWQRLRRIVFPQAWAMMIPSLGNLLIHLLKGTAFASFITLQDLTAGVVVLQKSTGDTLFSFGIGLVIYLVLAYLVTLLINLVEARAKHKLGRGPSLKEVLSFSPTSRAPKGALP from the coding sequence GTGAACCACAACATCGATGCACTGATCGATGCCCTCCCCCGCCTCGGGGAGGGCATCGTCGTCACTCTCGAGCTCACCGCGTTCGGTGGGCTGCTCGCCTTCGTGCTCGCCGTGGGGCTGGGCACGATCGTCCGGGTCCGATTCCTGCCGATCCGCTTCGTCGCACGAGTGCTGATCGAGTTCTTCCGCGGGACGTCTCTCGTGGTCCAGCTGTTCTGGCTGTTCTACGTACTCCCGTTGATGGGCTACCAACTGGATCCGGTGTTCTGCGGTGTCCTGGCGCTCGGTCTCAATTACGGCGCGTACGGCGCCGAAGTGGTCCGCGGCGCACTGAACTCGGTGGCACCCGGCCAGGTGGAGGCTGCGGTGGCCCTGAGTTTCAGTCCGTGGCAACGACTGCGCCGGATCGTCTTCCCACAGGCCTGGGCGATGATGATCCCCTCGCTGGGGAATCTGTTGATCCACCTGCTCAAGGGCACGGCGTTCGCATCGTTCATCACCCTGCAGGACCTGACCGCCGGTGTCGTCGTGCTGCAGAAGTCCACCGGCGACACTCTGTTCTCGTTCGGCATCGGTCTGGTGATCTACCTGGTTCTCGCCTATCTGGTCACCTTGCTCATCAACCTGGTCGAGGCACGCGCCAAGCACAAGCTCGGCCGCGGCCCATCGCTGAAGGAAGTCCTCAGCTTCAGTCCGACGAGTAGAGCGCCGAAGGGGGCCCTGCCATGA
- the gdhA gene encoding NADP-specific glutamate dehydrogenase gives MNAWAPQLQEIFDTVDHRNPGEPEFQQAVREVFDSLSPVIAKHPEYSDVLTRMCEPERQIIFRVPWTDANGDVQINRGFRVEFNSALGPYKGGLRFHPSVNLSIVKFLGFEQIFKNSLTGLPIGGGKGGSDFDPKGLSDNEIMRFCQSFMTELYRHIGEYTDVPAGDIGVGGREIGYLFGQYKRITNRYESGVLTGKGMSWGGSQVRPEATGYGAVFFVDEMLKSKGQTFEGKKVLVSGSGNVATYAIEKIHQLGGTVIGCSDSSGYVIDDKGIDLEILKEVKQVRRARLAEYAELRGNGTKVGTEGTLWQVPADIALPCATQNELDENDAEALVKNGCTIVAEGANMPTTPEAIKVLQAAGVGYAPGKAANAGGVATSALEMQQNASRDSWSFGYAEERLNVIMRDIHNNCLSTADEYGDPGNYVSGANIAGFVKVADAMRSLGVI, from the coding sequence ATGAATGCCTGGGCCCCGCAGCTACAGGAGATCTTTGACACCGTCGATCACCGGAACCCCGGAGAGCCGGAATTCCAGCAGGCCGTCCGTGAGGTCTTCGACTCGCTGAGCCCCGTCATCGCGAAGCACCCCGAGTACTCGGACGTCCTGACTCGGATGTGCGAGCCGGAGCGGCAGATCATCTTCCGTGTGCCGTGGACCGATGCGAACGGCGACGTGCAGATCAACCGCGGCTTCCGCGTCGAGTTCAACTCGGCGCTCGGACCGTACAAGGGCGGACTCCGGTTCCACCCGTCGGTGAACCTGTCGATCGTGAAGTTCCTCGGCTTCGAGCAGATCTTCAAGAACTCGCTGACCGGCCTGCCCATCGGCGGCGGCAAGGGCGGCTCGGACTTCGATCCCAAGGGCCTGTCCGACAACGAGATCATGCGCTTCTGCCAGTCGTTCATGACTGAGCTGTACCGCCACATCGGTGAGTACACCGACGTACCCGCGGGCGACATCGGCGTCGGCGGCCGCGAGATCGGCTACCTGTTCGGCCAGTACAAGCGCATCACGAACCGCTACGAGTCGGGCGTCCTCACCGGTAAGGGCATGTCCTGGGGCGGCTCGCAGGTTCGCCCGGAGGCCACCGGCTACGGCGCGGTGTTCTTCGTCGACGAGATGCTGAAGTCGAAGGGCCAGACCTTCGAGGGCAAGAAGGTCCTCGTCTCCGGCTCGGGCAACGTCGCGACGTACGCGATCGAGAAGATCCACCAGCTCGGCGGCACCGTGATCGGCTGCTCGGATTCGTCCGGCTATGTCATCGACGACAAGGGCATCGACCTGGAGATCCTCAAGGAGGTCAAGCAGGTCCGTCGCGCCCGACTGGCGGAGTACGCCGAGTTGCGGGGCAACGGCACCAAGGTCGGCACCGAGGGCACGCTCTGGCAGGTTCCCGCCGACATCGCGCTCCCCTGTGCGACGCAGAACGAGCTCGACGAGAACGACGCCGAGGCTCTCGTGAAGAACGGCTGCACCATCGTCGCGGAAGGCGCCAACATGCCGACCACGCCGGAAGCCATCAAGGTCCTGCAGGCCGCAGGCGTCGGATACGCGCCGGGCAAGGCAGCGAACGCAGGCGGCGTCGCCACGTCGGCACTGGAGATGCAGCAGAACGCGTCGCGCGACTCGTGGAGCTTCGGCTACGCGGAGGAGCGTCTCAACGTGATCATGCGCGACATCCACAACAACTGCCTGAGCACCGCCGACGAGTACGGCGACCCGGGCAACTACGTGAGCGGCGCCAACATCGCCGGCTTCGTGAAGGTCGCCGACGCGATGCGCTCGCTCGGCGTCATCTGA
- a CDS encoding LLM class flavin-dependent oxidoreductase: protein MRYGICILPEMPWRRAQPLWQRAEEMGFDHAWTYDHLVWGGLPDSRWFSCIPTLTAASMVTSTIKLGSYVISPNFREPTALSREVQTLADISDGRLLLGLGVGGSPDDGILGQRPLATGRRVDRFQEFTRLLDRTLREDHVDADGDYFAARDVRLVGGEVRSRVPLLLAGNGPRSVRFAARHGDGWVTTGTGAESLDEWFGAVAANHRLLTETAAAAGRSLDTYLSLDFAPGSPLRSVEHFDSLVGRAAEIGFTDVIVHWPRATEPYQGDVRVLEELAGRGFRG from the coding sequence ATGCGATATGGGATCTGCATCCTGCCCGAGATGCCGTGGCGCCGAGCGCAGCCGTTGTGGCAGCGCGCCGAGGAGATGGGGTTCGACCACGCGTGGACGTACGACCATCTGGTGTGGGGCGGGCTGCCGGACTCCCGATGGTTCTCGTGCATCCCGACCCTCACCGCGGCATCGATGGTCACCAGCACGATCAAGCTGGGCAGCTACGTCATCTCACCGAACTTCCGTGAGCCGACCGCATTGTCGCGGGAGGTGCAGACCCTCGCCGACATCTCCGACGGCCGGCTGCTCCTCGGCCTCGGCGTGGGCGGCAGCCCGGATGACGGCATCCTGGGACAACGACCGCTTGCCACCGGCCGGCGCGTCGATCGTTTCCAGGAGTTCACCCGGCTCCTGGACCGTACGCTCCGCGAGGATCACGTCGATGCCGACGGTGACTACTTCGCCGCACGCGACGTGCGGCTGGTCGGCGGCGAGGTGCGCTCTCGCGTTCCGCTGCTCCTCGCTGGAAACGGGCCCCGCTCAGTGCGTTTCGCGGCCCGCCACGGTGACGGCTGGGTGACCACCGGAACCGGCGCCGAGTCGCTCGACGAGTGGTTCGGCGCCGTGGCTGCGAACCACCGGCTGCTCACCGAGACCGCGGCCGCCGCAGGACGGTCCCTCGACACCTACCTGAGCCTCGACTTCGCTCCCGGATCACCGTTGCGGAGCGTGGAGCACTTCGACTCGCTGGTCGGACGCGCCGCCGAGATCGGGTTCACCGATGTGATCGTGCACTGGCCGCGTGCGACCGAGCCGTATCAGGGCGACG
- a CDS encoding acyl-CoA thioesterase, translated as MTHVFDEAITVEKLDAEHGYAVRATTHPAYNNMVGPFGGITAATVVAAIGDHPDVLGEPLALTINYVAPIAEGQWDLTLTAVRTNRTNQHWTFTIDQNEQTVATGTSVFGVRRDTWADTEARVPEAPAPVDVPAVDFPDFIAWAANYEKRFVAGGLEDGASDDSTSTLWLRDLPERDLDYPALTSMTDAFFPRAFLRQGTYLPAGTISLTTYFHATSEELAAQGSSPVLATARGARFGNGHFDQYGQIWGDGDVLLATTHQLVYFKDLKA; from the coding sequence ATGACCCACGTATTCGATGAGGCGATCACCGTCGAGAAGCTCGACGCAGAACACGGATACGCCGTCCGCGCCACCACTCACCCCGCCTACAACAACATGGTCGGACCGTTCGGCGGGATCACCGCGGCGACGGTCGTCGCGGCGATCGGCGATCACCCGGACGTGCTCGGTGAGCCCCTCGCGCTGACGATCAACTACGTCGCGCCGATCGCCGAAGGGCAGTGGGATCTGACGCTCACGGCGGTCCGCACCAACCGCACCAACCAGCACTGGACGTTCACCATCGACCAGAACGAGCAGACGGTCGCCACCGGGACATCGGTGTTCGGTGTCCGGCGCGACACGTGGGCCGACACGGAGGCGCGCGTTCCCGAGGCTCCTGCGCCCGTCGACGTCCCGGCGGTCGACTTCCCGGACTTCATCGCCTGGGCGGCGAACTACGAGAAGCGGTTCGTCGCCGGAGGCCTGGAGGACGGGGCGAGTGACGACTCGACGTCCACGCTGTGGCTGCGGGACCTTCCGGAGCGGGATCTGGACTACCCGGCCCTGACGTCGATGACCGACGCCTTCTTCCCGCGAGCCTTCCTGCGGCAGGGAACCTATCTGCCCGCGGGCACCATCTCGCTCACCACGTACTTCCACGCGACGTCGGAAGAACTTGCCGCTCAAGGGAGCTCACCGGTGCTGGCGACGGCCCGCGGCGCCCGCTTCGGCAACGGGCACTTCGACCAGTACGGACAGATCTGGGGAGACGGTGACGTGCTCCTTGCGACCACTCACCAGCTCGTCTACTTCAAGGACCTGAAAGCCTGA
- a CDS encoding TY-Chap domain-containing protein: protein MTDPMTADLDGFDEAAYDAAQDGRWREFRIRLADYLADLCPADPPFLMFDFVDTELGQSAAITAVCDGDDRLELAIDGRTLAATVCDHDGRVRLLRDDGWAVHGDDSLLRDFDLRHVDAAAVAVEHAFREVWGIPDPSYLLGDENDILRQFTDPQERRNV, encoded by the coding sequence ATGACCGACCCGATGACCGCGGATCTCGATGGATTCGATGAGGCTGCTTACGATGCGGCCCAGGACGGGAGGTGGCGCGAGTTCCGTATCCGGCTGGCCGACTACCTGGCCGATCTGTGTCCCGCGGACCCGCCGTTCCTGATGTTCGACTTCGTCGACACCGAGCTCGGTCAGTCGGCGGCCATCACCGCGGTCTGCGACGGCGACGACCGACTCGAACTGGCCATCGACGGCCGGACTCTGGCCGCGACCGTGTGCGACCACGACGGCCGCGTGCGACTGCTGCGGGACGACGGTTGGGCGGTGCACGGCGATGACTCACTGCTCCGCGACTTCGACCTGAGGCACGTCGACGCGGCGGCAGTTGCCGTCGAGCACGCCTTCCGGGAGGTGTGGGGGATCCCCGATCCGTCGTATCTGCTCGGGGACGAGAACGACATTCTGCGCCAGTTCACCGATCCGCAGGAGCGGCGCAACGTCTGA